The DNA segment AATGGATTTCTGCTCGCCATTTTCCATGTTTTTGAGCATCAATTCTCCCTTTTGCATTTCATCTTCACCAATAATAGCAACAAAAGGAATGGCTTTTCCGTTGGCGTATTTCATTTGCTTTTTCATCTTGGCGGCCTGTGGATAAATCTCTGCATTTACACCTGCATTGCGCAGTTTTGCTAAAATGGGCAAACAATAAGCTTCTTCTGTTTTTCCAAAATTCACAAAAAACACTTTGGTATTTTGGCTTTGGTGTTTGGGGTATAATTCCAACTCATTAAGCACATCATAAATACGATCGGCACCAAAAGAAATTCCAACACCTGAAACATCTTTTAAACCAAAAATCCCCGTTAAATCGTCATAGCGACCGCCACCACAAATACTGCCAATTTGAACATCAGCAGCTTTTACTTCAAAAATAGTTCCTGTATAATAGTTTAATCCACGGGCCAAAGTTAAATCCAGTTCAACTTCGTTTTGCAAATCGAACAGTTGCAGATAATCCATAATTTCCTGCATTTCCGAAACTCCTTTTAAGCCAATTTCCGAAGTGGAAAGCACCTTT comes from the Bacteroidales bacterium genome and includes:
- the hisS gene encoding histidine--tRNA ligase, producing the protein HQNEISFPFKRYQIQPVWRADRPQKGRYREFFQCDADVIGNNALLNEVELVQLIDAIFTDLKVSVVTKLNNRKILSGIAEIIGQADKIIDITVAMDKLDKIGLDKVNQELLDKGLPQEAIDQLQPIILLSGSNSEKLESLKKVLSTSEIGLKGVSEMQEIMDYLQLFDLQNEVELDLTLARGLNYYTGTIFEVKAADVQIGSICGGGRYDDLTGIFGLKDVSGVGISFGADRIYDVLNELELYPKHQSQNTKVFFVNFGKTEEAYCLPILAKLRNAGVNAEIYPQAAKMKKQMKYANGKAIPFVAIIGEDEMQKGELMLKNMENGEQKSITSEDLLTLMTE